A window of Ardenticatena maritima contains these coding sequences:
- a CDS encoding cytochrome c maturation protein CcmE has translation MSVLVREEPHIGPIPKRKFKFVVGGVVILLAMAFLIYQGVRAGGAYYITLAEMVARGDAIVGDMVRVEAVVDKESVEYDTRNIVLRFDMVDDQGNRMPVVYHDVMPDLFMKSTSVIVEGRVNENGVFEASNILVKCPSKYEEAAESGAEVPADHYQGVPTDGQ, from the coding sequence ATGTCGGTACTCGTGCGCGAAGAGCCTCACATTGGGCCTATTCCAAAACGCAAATTCAAGTTTGTCGTTGGCGGGGTGGTGATTCTCCTTGCCATGGCGTTCCTCATCTATCAGGGCGTGCGTGCCGGTGGCGCGTACTACATCACGCTTGCCGAAATGGTGGCGCGTGGTGATGCCATTGTGGGCGATATGGTGCGTGTTGAGGCCGTGGTGGACAAGGAAAGCGTCGAATACGATACGCGCAACATCGTTTTGCGCTTTGATATGGTGGATGACCAGGGCAACCGCATGCCGGTGGTCTATCACGATGTGATGCCCGACCTTTTTATGAAAAGCACCAGTGTGATTGTCGAAGGGCGGGTGAACGAAAACGGTGTGTTTGAAGCCAGCAATATTCTTGTGAAATGTCCGTCGAAGTATGAAGAAGCCGCTGAATCGGGCGCGGAAGTGCCCGCCGACCACTACCAGGGCGTGCCAACCGACGGGCAATGA